The Pirellulales bacterium genome includes a region encoding these proteins:
- a CDS encoding thiolase family protein produces the protein MNALRDKYAIVGTGKSRLGQVGLNSLALLEEAIKNALDDAGLTNKDVDGVVVRGPDDVYSHHQLVAARLGIDVNFSTSLDNGGASQILAIILAVMAIEAGLATTVVCGYGRDSWTRTHSEGRGHAQNDLIPAAQRPREHGPEFGHFGAVSQHAFGARRHMFEYGTTRKDFAAIATAFREHALRNPDAVMKKPLTIDDYFKARLVVDPFGLFDCSLNSDGAGAVVVTSTERAKSLRRKPVLIKGFATHNNTKGWIEEDHMLSTGAVESGARAFKMAGLGPREVDTAQIYDCFTYMVLTQLEDYGFCKKGEGGEFVRSGALRLDGALPTNTSGGQLSEAHIEGMLQIVEGARQLQGIYATDRQVPDAEIALISGHGGNQVCHSTLILGRA, from the coding sequence ATGAATGCGCTGCGCGACAAATATGCCATCGTCGGCACCGGGAAGAGCCGGCTCGGCCAGGTCGGCCTCAATTCACTGGCGCTTCTGGAAGAAGCCATCAAAAATGCGCTCGACGACGCCGGCCTGACCAACAAGGACGTGGACGGCGTGGTGGTGCGCGGCCCTGACGATGTCTATTCGCATCACCAGCTGGTCGCCGCGCGCCTCGGCATCGACGTCAATTTCAGCACCAGCCTCGACAATGGCGGCGCCAGCCAGATTCTGGCGATCATCCTCGCCGTTATGGCGATCGAAGCAGGGCTGGCCACCACCGTCGTCTGCGGCTACGGCCGCGACAGCTGGACGCGCACGCACTCCGAGGGTCGCGGCCATGCACAGAACGATCTCATTCCCGCCGCGCAGCGGCCGCGGGAGCACGGTCCGGAGTTCGGCCATTTCGGGGCGGTATCTCAGCACGCCTTTGGTGCCCGACGCCACATGTTCGAATACGGCACGACGCGAAAAGACTTCGCAGCGATCGCAACGGCGTTTCGCGAACATGCGCTACGCAATCCCGACGCCGTCATGAAGAAACCGCTGACCATTGACGACTATTTCAAGGCGCGGCTGGTGGTCGATCCGTTCGGTTTGTTCGACTGCAGCCTGAACAGCGATGGCGCCGGCGCGGTGGTGGTGACCTCGACCGAACGCGCCAAGTCACTGCGGCGCAAGCCGGTGCTGATCAAAGGATTTGCCACACACAACAACACCAAGGGCTGGATCGAAGAGGACCACATGCTGTCGACCGGTGCGGTCGAGAGCGGCGCGCGAGCATTCAAAATGGCGGGCCTCGGCCCCAGGGAAGTCGACACCGCGCAGATCTATGATTGTTTCACCTACATGGTGCTCACCCAGCTCGAGGATTACGGCTTCTGCAAGAAGGGCGAAGGCGGAGAGTTCGTGCGCTCCGGCGCGTTGCGGCTGGATGGTGCGCTCCCCACCAACACGTCAGGGGGCCAGCTCTCGGAGGCCCACATCGAAGGCATGCTGCAGATCGTGGAAGGCGCACGACAACTGCAGGGCATTTACGCCACGGACCGGCAAGTCCCCGACGCCGAGATTGCGCTGATCAGCGGTCACGGCGGCAACCAGGTTTGTCATTCGACTCTGATACTGGGAAGGGCGTGA